A window of Festucalex cinctus isolate MCC-2025b chromosome 6, RoL_Fcin_1.0, whole genome shotgun sequence contains these coding sequences:
- the zfyve27 gene encoding protrudin isoform X3 yields the protein MMMHSAAASPDPYQGAGERGELVHTVSKETLGSPDASELGSPRSTLNFDLLNMVVSYKRMALFLEPVTDAMELARFLLGWKMPLCSLVVCIFLNVFFCTINEVGWLSLCLVAVTVPAALGYLQDRCWGRASEAELQRRHYHAVHRRDLQTVHLSKQEAMLEVKDLLKHLDDMLSSACQSAETLYKVLYWDNHTTSSRFYVGLFTVVCLLYLAPVGWVIAGLNSAVFLWNRDFHRVLLDLKKLFHVGQAPTSEGASEELEHSNVVDRTPTPTSLEDISPGSVEEAEEAEPDEEFKDAIEEDDDGQLGAPEFDSISENGLLSRNEPIRSKVSKLTEKLRKRYPTTSAGNCASCNAVFSVLKKRKNCSNCGNSFCSRCCSFKVLRSCMGATAPEAQRETVFVCAACNSSLIKLQ from the exons ATGATGATGCACAGTGCAGCGGCGTCACCGGACCCTTACCAGGGTGCAGGGGAAAGGGGGGAGCTGGTGCACACTGTATCCAAAGAGACTCTGGGGTCTCCAGACGCTTCTGAACTGGGAAGCCCGAGATCTACACTGAATTTTGACCTCCTCAACATGGTTGTGTCCTATAAGAGAATGGCGCTTTTTCTGGAACCAGTTACAGATGCGATGGAGCTGGCCCGCTTCCTGCTAGG GTGGAAGATGCCACTGTGCTCGCTGGTTGTTTGTATATTCCTCAATGTCTTCTTCTGCACTATTAATGAAG TGGGTTGGTTGTCACTGTGTTTGGTGGCAGTCACAGTGCCTGCTGCCCTGGGCTACCTGCAGGACAGGTGCTGGGGCAGAGCCTCAGAAGCGGAACTCCAGAGGAGGCACTATCATGCCGTACACCGCAGGGATTTGCAGACGGTGCACCTCAGTAAACAGGAGGCTATGCTGGAAGTCAAAGACCT GTTGAAGCATCTGGATGACATGCTGTCTTCAGCCTGTCAGTCAGCAGAAACACTTTATAAAGTCCTGTACTGGGACAATCACACCACATCATCAAG GTTTTATGTAGGATTGTTTACAGTGGTGTGTCTTCTCTACCTCGCTCCCGTGGGTTGGGTGATTGCTGGTTTGAACAGCGCCGTCTTCCTTTGGAATAGAGACTTCCACAGAG TTTTGTTGGACCTGAAGAAGCTGTTCCACGTCGGTCAGGCCCCGACCTCAGAGGGAGCCTCTGAAGAACTGGAACACAGCAATGTAGTGGACAGGACGCCCACACCAACCAGTCTGGAG GACATATCACCTGGCAGTGTGGAGGAAGCAGAAGAAGCTGAGCCTGATGAAGAATTTAAAGATGCAATTGAG GAGGATGATGATGGTCAACTCGGAGCCCCCGAGTTTGACAGCATCTCTGAAAATGGCCTCCTGAGCCGTAATGAACCCATACGCAGCAAAGTGTCCAAGCTGACAGAGAAACTGCGCAAGCGCTACCCCACCACCAGCGCAG GCAACTGTGCTAGCTGCAATGCTGTATTCTCAGTGCTGAAGAAAAGG AAGAACTGcagtaactgtggcaacagctTTTGTTCACGATGCTGTTCTTTTAAAGTGCTGAGGTCTTGCATGGGGGCTACCG CTCCTGAGGCCCAGAGAGAGACTGTGTTTGTTTGCGCTGCCTGTAATTCCTCACTCATCAAGTTACAATGA
- the zfyve27 gene encoding protrudin isoform X1, which produces MMMHSAAASPDPYQGAGERGELVHTVSKETLGSPDASELGSPRSTLNFDLLNMVVSYKRMALFLEPVTDAMELARFLLGWKMPLCSLVVCIFLNVFFCTINEVGWLSLCLVAVTVPAALGYLQDRCWGRASEAELQRRHYHAVHRRDLQTVHLSKQEAMLEVKDLLKHLDDMLSSACQSAETLYKVLYWDNHTTSSRFYVGLFTVVCLLYLAPVGWVIAGLNSAVFLWNRDFHRVLLDLKKLFHVGQAPTSEGASEELEHSNVVDRTPTPTSLEDISPGSVEEAEEAEPDEEFKDAIEENTISLQETPLVLVEDDDGQLGAPEFDSISENGLLSRNEPIRSKVSKLTEKLRKRYPTTSAGNCASCNAVFSVLKKRKNCSNCGNSFCSRCCSFKVLRSCMGATAPEAQRETVFVCAACNSSLIKLQ; this is translated from the exons ATGATGATGCACAGTGCAGCGGCGTCACCGGACCCTTACCAGGGTGCAGGGGAAAGGGGGGAGCTGGTGCACACTGTATCCAAAGAGACTCTGGGGTCTCCAGACGCTTCTGAACTGGGAAGCCCGAGATCTACACTGAATTTTGACCTCCTCAACATGGTTGTGTCCTATAAGAGAATGGCGCTTTTTCTGGAACCAGTTACAGATGCGATGGAGCTGGCCCGCTTCCTGCTAGG GTGGAAGATGCCACTGTGCTCGCTGGTTGTTTGTATATTCCTCAATGTCTTCTTCTGCACTATTAATGAAG TGGGTTGGTTGTCACTGTGTTTGGTGGCAGTCACAGTGCCTGCTGCCCTGGGCTACCTGCAGGACAGGTGCTGGGGCAGAGCCTCAGAAGCGGAACTCCAGAGGAGGCACTATCATGCCGTACACCGCAGGGATTTGCAGACGGTGCACCTCAGTAAACAGGAGGCTATGCTGGAAGTCAAAGACCT GTTGAAGCATCTGGATGACATGCTGTCTTCAGCCTGTCAGTCAGCAGAAACACTTTATAAAGTCCTGTACTGGGACAATCACACCACATCATCAAG GTTTTATGTAGGATTGTTTACAGTGGTGTGTCTTCTCTACCTCGCTCCCGTGGGTTGGGTGATTGCTGGTTTGAACAGCGCCGTCTTCCTTTGGAATAGAGACTTCCACAGAG TTTTGTTGGACCTGAAGAAGCTGTTCCACGTCGGTCAGGCCCCGACCTCAGAGGGAGCCTCTGAAGAACTGGAACACAGCAATGTAGTGGACAGGACGCCCACACCAACCAGTCTGGAG GACATATCACCTGGCAGTGTGGAGGAAGCAGAAGAAGCTGAGCCTGATGAAGAATTTAAAGATGCAATTGAG GAAAATACCATTTCCCTGCAG GAAACCCCTTTGGTGTTGGTG GAGGATGATGATGGTCAACTCGGAGCCCCCGAGTTTGACAGCATCTCTGAAAATGGCCTCCTGAGCCGTAATGAACCCATACGCAGCAAAGTGTCCAAGCTGACAGAGAAACTGCGCAAGCGCTACCCCACCACCAGCGCAG GCAACTGTGCTAGCTGCAATGCTGTATTCTCAGTGCTGAAGAAAAGG AAGAACTGcagtaactgtggcaacagctTTTGTTCACGATGCTGTTCTTTTAAAGTGCTGAGGTCTTGCATGGGGGCTACCG CTCCTGAGGCCCAGAGAGAGACTGTGTTTGTTTGCGCTGCCTGTAATTCCTCACTCATCAAGTTACAATGA
- the zfyve27 gene encoding protrudin isoform X2 produces MMMHSAAASPDPYQGAGERGELVHTVSKETLGSPDASELGSPRSTLNFDLLNMVVSYKRMALFLEPVTDAMELARFLLGWKMPLCSLVVCIFLNVFFCTINEVGWLSLCLVAVTVPAALGYLQDRCWGRASEAELQRRHYHAVHRRDLQTVHLSKQEAMLEVKDLLKHLDDMLSSACQSAETLYKVLYWDNHTTSSRFYVGLFTVVCLLYLAPVGWVIAGLNSAVFLWNRDFHRVLLDLKKLFHVGQAPTSEGASEELEHSNVVDRTPTPTSLEDISPGSVEEAEEAEPDEEFKDAIEENTISLQEDDDGQLGAPEFDSISENGLLSRNEPIRSKVSKLTEKLRKRYPTTSAGNCASCNAVFSVLKKRKNCSNCGNSFCSRCCSFKVLRSCMGATAPEAQRETVFVCAACNSSLIKLQ; encoded by the exons ATGATGATGCACAGTGCAGCGGCGTCACCGGACCCTTACCAGGGTGCAGGGGAAAGGGGGGAGCTGGTGCACACTGTATCCAAAGAGACTCTGGGGTCTCCAGACGCTTCTGAACTGGGAAGCCCGAGATCTACACTGAATTTTGACCTCCTCAACATGGTTGTGTCCTATAAGAGAATGGCGCTTTTTCTGGAACCAGTTACAGATGCGATGGAGCTGGCCCGCTTCCTGCTAGG GTGGAAGATGCCACTGTGCTCGCTGGTTGTTTGTATATTCCTCAATGTCTTCTTCTGCACTATTAATGAAG TGGGTTGGTTGTCACTGTGTTTGGTGGCAGTCACAGTGCCTGCTGCCCTGGGCTACCTGCAGGACAGGTGCTGGGGCAGAGCCTCAGAAGCGGAACTCCAGAGGAGGCACTATCATGCCGTACACCGCAGGGATTTGCAGACGGTGCACCTCAGTAAACAGGAGGCTATGCTGGAAGTCAAAGACCT GTTGAAGCATCTGGATGACATGCTGTCTTCAGCCTGTCAGTCAGCAGAAACACTTTATAAAGTCCTGTACTGGGACAATCACACCACATCATCAAG GTTTTATGTAGGATTGTTTACAGTGGTGTGTCTTCTCTACCTCGCTCCCGTGGGTTGGGTGATTGCTGGTTTGAACAGCGCCGTCTTCCTTTGGAATAGAGACTTCCACAGAG TTTTGTTGGACCTGAAGAAGCTGTTCCACGTCGGTCAGGCCCCGACCTCAGAGGGAGCCTCTGAAGAACTGGAACACAGCAATGTAGTGGACAGGACGCCCACACCAACCAGTCTGGAG GACATATCACCTGGCAGTGTGGAGGAAGCAGAAGAAGCTGAGCCTGATGAAGAATTTAAAGATGCAATTGAG GAAAATACCATTTCCCTGCAG GAGGATGATGATGGTCAACTCGGAGCCCCCGAGTTTGACAGCATCTCTGAAAATGGCCTCCTGAGCCGTAATGAACCCATACGCAGCAAAGTGTCCAAGCTGACAGAGAAACTGCGCAAGCGCTACCCCACCACCAGCGCAG GCAACTGTGCTAGCTGCAATGCTGTATTCTCAGTGCTGAAGAAAAGG AAGAACTGcagtaactgtggcaacagctTTTGTTCACGATGCTGTTCTTTTAAAGTGCTGAGGTCTTGCATGGGGGCTACCG CTCCTGAGGCCCAGAGAGAGACTGTGTTTGTTTGCGCTGCCTGTAATTCCTCACTCATCAAGTTACAATGA